In one Denitratisoma sp. genomic region, the following are encoded:
- a CDS encoding restriction endonuclease subunit S — protein sequence MLSTKIELLSPDEQVSVSKRLLSGISAARSALASCTEQEALSLQLQERTLFDCFHNGVPISADTTLLKTAHGWRWHRLTDLARLESGHTPSRRHPEWWGGHVPWLALPDIRRLHGKYAYETTENTNDAGLANSSARLLPPGTVCLCRDASIGYVTILGKPMATSQHFCNWICGPDLDPEFLMYAFMASHEYLRELGSGSVIKTIYMSVIESFHICAPEIDEQRRIARTLRERLAAAETLNASLKARLADIERLPQRLLAAAFHQH from the coding sequence GTGCTTTCCACGAAAATCGAATTGCTTTCGCCCGATGAACAAGTGTCTGTGTCGAAGCGACTTCTTTCAGGCATATCCGCCGCGCGCTCAGCGCTGGCTTCTTGCACGGAGCAAGAAGCGTTATCGCTTCAGCTCCAAGAGCGGACCCTCTTTGATTGCTTTCATAACGGGGTACCAATCAGCGCCGACACAACGCTCTTAAAAACGGCCCACGGTTGGCGGTGGCACCGCCTCACCGACCTCGCCCGCCTCGAATCCGGCCACACGCCCAGCCGTCGCCATCCGGAATGGTGGGGCGGACATGTGCCATGGCTGGCCTTGCCCGACATCCGCAGGCTGCACGGCAAATACGCCTACGAGACGACTGAGAACACCAACGATGCCGGTCTCGCCAATTCCTCGGCACGGCTTCTGCCGCCCGGCACGGTTTGCCTTTGTCGTGATGCTTCCATCGGCTACGTCACCATCCTCGGCAAGCCCATGGCGACCAGCCAGCATTTCTGCAACTGGATTTGCGGGCCTGACCTCGATCCCGAATTTCTGATGTATGCCTTCATGGCATCACACGAGTATCTCCGCGAGCTGGGCAGCGGATCGGTAATCAAGACCATTTATATGTCGGTCATCGAGTCCTTTCATATCTGCGCACCTGAGATAGACGAGCAGCGGCGCATCGCGCGCACGCTTCGCGAACGATTGGCCGCAGCTGAAACGCTCAACGCGAGTCTCAAAGCCCGGCTCGCCGACATCGAGCGTCTGCCACAGCGGCTGCTGGCCGCGGCGTTCCACCAACACTGA